The following proteins come from a genomic window of Bactrocera tryoni isolate S06 chromosome 1, CSIRO_BtryS06_freeze2, whole genome shotgun sequence:
- the LOC120782538 gene encoding origin recognition complex subunit 2: protein MSVTPTKRRASKVGRTRSSSSLSSTEDVMVTVDDSDEEHESSKGRQLRRSARKPSPQKKYAEDYVLTDILPSKRSNTRKNDTDDEETAENDDENCMTNTAAHPDIVDIQLLQDDDIAGKNMYGFHTPKKRNGMALAALNTPKTPKTPKTPKSVKTSRSSTSQLQAKTPDTKRRKSTVEPKTPSHVRHRVKNQIAKIMDSDSDFSASGSDFVPTDSDSDSSSSSDEDDAADDEPKTPHKGRRPIVVPVLPKTPSAARSRQSARAKKSSVDYVPESDGYFQAHASTKILTSDHTLDRLKNPRLPADRLFTLLNEMKPTPEHEEAISAMMEEYHSYFPKWLCILHEGYSLLLYGLGSKRQLLQAFHREILADQSVLVVNGFFPSLTLKDILDSIIGELLNGDANVSPSNPHEAVDLIEEELSYTPQTHIYLIVHNLDGSMLRNTKAQAILARLASLRQLHLLASIDYINTPLLWDHTRLSNFNFSWWDCTTMLPYSDETAYENSLLVQNSGELALSSMRSVFSSLTTNTRGIYMIIVKNQLKNKGNPNFQGMSFKDLYWSCREAFLVSSDLALRAQLTEFLDHKLVKSKRNIDGSELLSIPIEEALLQQFLDEQEKKS from the exons ATGAGTGTTACACCAACGAAACGAAGAGCTTCAAAAGTAGGCCGGACGCGTTCCAGTTCTAGTTTAAGCAGCACCGAAGATGTCATGGTAACAGTGGACGACTCGGATGAGGAACATGAATCATCTAAAGGGCGTCAACTGAGAAGATCAGCACGCAAACCCAGCCCACAGAAGAAATATGCCGAAGACTACGTATTAACTGACATTCTACCCAGCAAGAGGAGTAATACACGAAAGAATGATACTGATGACGAGGAAACTGCTGAAAATGATGATGAAAATTGTATGACAAATACTGCAGCACATCCTGATATTGTCGACATTCAGTTATTACAAGATGATGATATAGCAGGCAAAAATATGTACGGATTTCATACGCCAAAAAAACGCAACGGCATGGCACTGGCGGCCTTGAATACTCCAAAAACACCTAAAACGCCAAAGACACCGAAATCTGTTAAGACATCACGCTCCTCAACATCACAGCTGCAAGCAAAAACACCCGACACAAAGCGACGAAAATCGACTGTTGAACCTAAAACACCTTCGCATGTGCGGCATCGTGTCAAAAATC AAATTGCCAAAATTATGGACTCTGATTCTGACTTCTCTGCCAGTGGCAGCGATTTTGTACCAACTGACAGCGATAGTGATAGTTCCAGTAGTAGTGATGAGGATGATGCCGCCGACGATGAACCGAAGACTCCACATAAAGGGCGACGGCCCATAGTTGTACCAGTGTTACCGAAAACTCCTTCTGCGGCGCGTTCACGTCAATCAGCTCGCGCTAAGAAATCTTCCGTTGACTATGTACCTGAGAGTGATGGCTATTTCCAAGCACATGCCAGTACCAAAATACTCACTTCCGATCACACACTCGATCGTCTAAAAAATCCACGATTACCAGCAGATCGTTTATTCACGCTATTGAATGAAATGAAACCAACTCCCGAACATGAGGAGGCAATCAGCGCCATGATGGAAGAATATCATTCATATTTTCCGAAATGGTTGTGTATCTTACACGAAGGCTACAGTTTGCTACTCTATGGGTTGGGTTCAAAACGTCAGCTACTACAAGCCTTTCATCGTGAAATACTCGCCGATCAATCGGTGCTTGTTGTGAACGGTTTCTTTCCCAGTTTAACGTTGAAAGACATTTTGGACAGCATTATTGGTGAATTATTGAATGGTGATGCTAATGTTAGTCCGTCAAATCCTCACGAAGCGGTTGACTTGATTGAGGAAGAACTTTCGTACACcccacaaacacatatatatttaatagtgCATAATTTGGATGGCAGCATGTTGAGAAACACAAAGGCGCAAGCGATATTGGCGCGTTTAGCTAGTTTAAGGCAATTGCATTTGCTTGCGTCCATTGATTATATCAACACGCCACTAT TATGGGATCACACGAGGCTAAGTAACTTTAACTTTTCTTGGTGGGATTGCACTACTATGTTGCCGTACAGCGATGAAACTGCTTATGAAAACTCACTGTTGGTACAAAACTCCGGCGAATTGGCGCTCTCGTCCATGCGTAGCGTTTTCTCATCgcttacaacaaacacacgtgGCATTTATATGATCATTGTTAAGAATCAACTCAAAAATAAAGGCAACCCCAATTTCCAGG GCATGTCGTTCAAGGATttgtattggagttgtcgtgaAGCTTTTCTTGTCAGTTCCGATTTGGCATTGCGTGCACAACTTACAGAGTTTCTGGATCACAAATTGGTGAAATCGAAACGCAACATTGATGGCTCGGAATTGTTGAGTATACCCATTGAAGAAGCGCTGTTGCAACAATTCTTGGATGAGCAAGAGAAAAAATCCTGA
- the LOC120766888 gene encoding protein roadkill isoform X2 — MDLIYEPARLPVNECQAIQAARVTSNLSASSSTMAVSRVPSPPLQEVNTPVAENWCYTQVKVVKFSYMWTINNFSFCREEMGEVLKSSTFSAGASDKLKWCLRVNPKGLDEESKDYLSLYLLLVSCNKSEVRAKFKFSILNAKREETKAMESQRAYRFVQGKDWGFKKFIRRDFLLDEANGLLPEDKLTIFCEVSVVADSVNISGQSNIVQFKVPECRLSEDLGALFDNEKFSDVTLAVAGREFQAHKAILAARSEVFNAMFEHEMEERKLNRVDIHDVDHEVLREMLRFIYTGKAPNLEKMADDLLAAADKYALEKLKVMCEEALCLNLSVETAAETLILADLHSADQLKAQTIDFINTHATDVMETAGWQSMIATHSHLIAEAFRALATQQIPPIGPPRKRVKMS; from the exons ATGGATTTAATTTATGAACCGGCGAG ATTGCCGGTGAACGAATGTCAGGCAATTCAAGCCGCTAGAGTGACATCTAACCTGAGCGCATCGAGTAGTACAATGGCGGTCAGTCGAGTACCATCGCCACCTCTGCAGGAAGTAAATACGCCCGTAGCCGAAAATTGGTGTTACACACAG gtgAAAGTGGTGAAATTCAGTTATATGTGGACCATAAATAACTTTAGTTTTTGTCGCGAGGAAATGGGTGAGGTACTGAAATCGTCCACATTCTCTGCCGGTGCTAGTGATAAACTGAAATG GTGTTTACGCGTCAATCCAAAAGGTCTCGATGAGGAAAGCAAAGACTACCTGtcgttatatttattattagtttcGTGTAATAAATCAGAAGTTAGagccaaatttaaattttccatacTGAATGCGAAAAGGGAAGAAACCAAAGCCATGGAATCGCAGAG AGCTTACCGTTTTGTACAAGGCAAAGATTGGGGCTTCAAAAAGTTCATAAGACGAGATTTTCTATTAGATGAGGCCAACGGTCTGCTGCCTGAGGACAAATTAACCATATTCTGTGAAGTTAGCGTTGTAGCTGATAGTGTGAATATCTCTGGTCAATCAAATATTGTACAATTCAAAGTACCCGAATGTCGATTATCTGAGGATTTGGGTGCATTATTTGATAATGAGAAATTCAGTGATGTTACGTTGGCGGTGGCCGGACGGGAATTTCAAGCGCATAAAGCTATTTTGGCAG CACGTAGTGAAGTCTTTAATGCTATGTTCGAGCACGAAATGGAGGAACGCAAACTAAATCGTGTCGATATACACGACGTCGATCACGAAGTCCTGCGCGAAATGCTGCGTTTCATCTACACAGGCAAAGCgccaaatttagaaaaaatggcAGATGATCTCCTAGCGGCTGCTGATAAG TATGCCCTCGAAAAGCTGAAAGTGATGTGTGAAGAGGCGCTTTGCCTTAATCTCTCCGTGGAAACCGCAGCGGAAACTTTAATATTAGCCGATCTCCATAGTGCAGACCAGTTGAAAGCACAAACCATAGATTTCATAAATAC TCACGCCACCGATGTGATGGAAACGGCCGGCTGGCAGAGTATGATCGCGACACATTCACACTTGATTGCGGAGGCATTTCGTGCGCTTGCCACACAACAAATCCCACCAATTGGACCACCAAGGAAGCGTGTAAAAATGAGCTGA
- the LOC120766888 gene encoding protein roadkill isoform X3, producing the protein MAVSRVPSPPLQEVNTPVAENWCYTQVKVVKFSYMWTINNFSFCREEMGEVLKSSTFSAGASDKLKWCLRVNPKGLDEESKDYLSLYLLLVSCNKSEVRAKFKFSILNAKREETKAMESQRAYRFVQGKDWGFKKFIRRDFLLDEANGLLPEDKLTIFCEVSVVADSVNISGQSNIVQFKVPECRLSEDLGALFDNEKFSDVTLAVAGREFQAHKAILAARSEVFNAMFEHEMEERKLNRVDIHDVDHEVLREMLRFIYTGKAPNLEKMADDLLAAADKYALEKLKVMCEEALCLNLSVETAAETLILADLHSADQLKAQTIDFINTHATDVMETAGWQSMIATHSHLIAEAFRALATQQIPPIGPPRKRVKMS; encoded by the exons ATGGCGGTCAGTCGAGTACCATCGCCACCTCTGCAGGAAGTAAATACGCCCGTAGCCGAAAATTGGTGTTACACACAG gtgAAAGTGGTGAAATTCAGTTATATGTGGACCATAAATAACTTTAGTTTTTGTCGCGAGGAAATGGGTGAGGTACTGAAATCGTCCACATTCTCTGCCGGTGCTAGTGATAAACTGAAATG GTGTTTACGCGTCAATCCAAAAGGTCTCGATGAGGAAAGCAAAGACTACCTGtcgttatatttattattagtttcGTGTAATAAATCAGAAGTTAGagccaaatttaaattttccatacTGAATGCGAAAAGGGAAGAAACCAAAGCCATGGAATCGCAGAG AGCTTACCGTTTTGTACAAGGCAAAGATTGGGGCTTCAAAAAGTTCATAAGACGAGATTTTCTATTAGATGAGGCCAACGGTCTGCTGCCTGAGGACAAATTAACCATATTCTGTGAAGTTAGCGTTGTAGCTGATAGTGTGAATATCTCTGGTCAATCAAATATTGTACAATTCAAAGTACCCGAATGTCGATTATCTGAGGATTTGGGTGCATTATTTGATAATGAGAAATTCAGTGATGTTACGTTGGCGGTGGCCGGACGGGAATTTCAAGCGCATAAAGCTATTTTGGCAG CACGTAGTGAAGTCTTTAATGCTATGTTCGAGCACGAAATGGAGGAACGCAAACTAAATCGTGTCGATATACACGACGTCGATCACGAAGTCCTGCGCGAAATGCTGCGTTTCATCTACACAGGCAAAGCgccaaatttagaaaaaatggcAGATGATCTCCTAGCGGCTGCTGATAAG TATGCCCTCGAAAAGCTGAAAGTGATGTGTGAAGAGGCGCTTTGCCTTAATCTCTCCGTGGAAACCGCAGCGGAAACTTTAATATTAGCCGATCTCCATAGTGCAGACCAGTTGAAAGCACAAACCATAGATTTCATAAATAC TCACGCCACCGATGTGATGGAAACGGCCGGCTGGCAGAGTATGATCGCGACACATTCACACTTGATTGCGGAGGCATTTCGTGCGCTTGCCACACAACAAATCCCACCAATTGGACCACCAAGGAAGCGTGTAAAAATGAGCTGA